From one Streptomyces sp. NBC_01478 genomic stretch:
- a CDS encoding MFS transporter produces the protein MPLALLALALVAFGIGTTEFATMGLLPQIADGVGVSVPHAGNLVSAYALGVVVGAPVLTGIGARIAHKRLLLLLSALFVIGNVASALAPNFGLLFAARFLAGLPHGALFGVGAVVASRLVAPERAGRAVSRMFLGLTVANIVGVPAGTALGQHLGWRYAYCAVAVIGLLALAALAAFVPHQPRGNQAGIRHELRAMGNRQVALGLATAVVGFGGFFAVYSYLVPILTHLTGLSDSSTTWVLALYGIGMTLGTLIAGPLTDRALRPTLYGGLFLLGATLVAFYFTVHSTVPALVTLAFMGAMGALVTTPVQMLLMAKAKNAPTMAAASNHSAFNLANAGGAWLGGLAISAGWGWASPALVGATLAAAGLGLALLAGLTDRDTGSSALITSSSAQTPSEPLSTTSQARTSSDA, from the coding sequence CTGGCCCTGCTGGCCCTTGCCCTCGTCGCGTTCGGTATCGGTACGACCGAGTTCGCCACGATGGGACTGCTGCCCCAGATCGCCGACGGCGTCGGTGTGTCCGTGCCGCACGCCGGCAACCTCGTCTCCGCCTACGCACTCGGTGTCGTCGTCGGGGCGCCCGTCCTGACCGGCATCGGCGCGCGCATCGCCCACAAACGGCTCCTGCTCCTGCTGTCCGCCCTGTTCGTGATCGGCAACGTCGCCTCCGCCCTCGCTCCGAACTTCGGCCTGCTGTTCGCCGCACGCTTCCTGGCCGGCCTGCCCCACGGAGCACTGTTCGGCGTAGGCGCTGTCGTGGCCTCCCGGCTGGTCGCTCCCGAACGAGCCGGGCGGGCGGTGTCGAGGATGTTCCTCGGACTCACCGTCGCCAACATCGTCGGCGTCCCGGCCGGCACCGCCCTCGGGCAGCATCTCGGCTGGCGTTACGCCTACTGCGCCGTCGCCGTCATCGGCCTCCTCGCGCTGGCCGCGCTGGCCGCCTTCGTCCCCCACCAGCCCCGCGGCAACCAGGCCGGAATCCGGCACGAACTGCGGGCGATGGGCAACCGGCAGGTCGCCCTGGGCCTGGCCACCGCCGTCGTGGGATTCGGCGGCTTCTTCGCCGTCTACAGCTACCTGGTGCCGATCCTGACCCACCTGACCGGTCTCTCCGACTCCTCCACGACCTGGGTCCTCGCGCTCTACGGCATCGGAATGACGCTGGGCACACTGATCGCGGGCCCGCTCACCGACCGGGCCCTGCGCCCGACGCTGTACGGGGGCCTCTTCCTGCTCGGCGCGACGCTCGTGGCGTTCTACTTCACCGTCCACAGCACCGTCCCCGCCCTGGTGACCCTCGCCTTCATGGGCGCGATGGGTGCCCTGGTCACCACCCCCGTGCAGATGCTGCTCATGGCCAAGGCGAAGAACGCCCCGACGATGGCCGCGGCCTCCAACCACTCCGCCTTCAACCTGGCCAACGCCGGCGGCGCCTGGCTCGGCGGCCTGGCCATCTCCGCCGGCTGGGGCTGGGCCTCACCGGCCCTGGTCGGCGCGACGCTCGCCGCGGCCGGCCTCGGCCTCGCCCTCCTCGCAGGCCTCACGGACCGCGACACCGGCAGCTCGGCACTGATCACTTCCTCGTCGGCCCAGACCCCGTCAGAACCGTTGTCGACGACGTCTCAAGCGCGGACCAGTAGCGACGCGTAA
- a CDS encoding zinc-binding dehydrogenase codes for MKAVVVRAFGNPDGLEVVDLPVPVPGAGQVRITTEAIGVGGVDAVVRRGTLSAYGFREGHLLGSEVAGSVNAVGDGVDASWTGRRVWAFTGPAGGYAEQAVTSVDDVLPLPDGLSGADAVTLGGSGVVAHFALDRARFAPGETVLVRGAAGSIGITAVQLAARNGAGAVAVTTSSAQRGARLRDLGATHVLDRSGAADADVPSGFDVVIDVVGGSQVPVFLDRLNDNGRYVAVGVVGGQPPADFGMRLMAAFRRSLSFATFSSDTVPGADRRAVRSSQFDEAAQGHLRTVVHEVLPLRHASLAHHAMDAGTVFGRIVLTP; via the coding sequence ATGAAAGCCGTTGTGGTCAGGGCATTCGGAAACCCCGACGGTCTGGAGGTCGTGGACCTGCCCGTGCCCGTACCCGGCGCGGGACAGGTGCGGATCACCACGGAGGCGATCGGGGTCGGCGGGGTGGACGCCGTCGTCCGCAGGGGAACGCTCTCCGCGTACGGCTTCCGGGAAGGCCATCTCCTGGGCAGTGAGGTGGCGGGCAGCGTCAACGCGGTGGGAGACGGCGTGGACGCCTCCTGGACGGGGCGCCGAGTGTGGGCGTTCACCGGTCCGGCCGGCGGGTATGCCGAGCAGGCCGTCACCTCGGTCGACGACGTCCTTCCGCTGCCCGACGGTCTGAGCGGCGCGGACGCGGTGACTCTCGGCGGCTCCGGTGTGGTCGCCCACTTCGCCCTGGACCGCGCCCGTTTCGCACCCGGCGAGACGGTGCTCGTGCGCGGGGCGGCAGGCAGCATCGGGATCACTGCGGTCCAGCTCGCGGCCAGGAACGGTGCGGGCGCGGTGGCGGTCACCACCTCGTCCGCGCAACGTGGCGCGCGCCTACGGGACCTGGGCGCGACCCATGTCCTGGACCGCTCCGGAGCGGCCGACGCGGATGTGCCCTCGGGCTTCGATGTGGTGATCGATGTCGTGGGCGGTTCCCAAGTCCCCGTCTTTCTGGACAGGTTGAACGACAACGGGCGGTACGTGGCTGTCGGCGTGGTCGGCGGACAGCCACCGGCGGACTTCGGCATGCGGCTGATGGCCGCCTTCCGCAGGTCGCTGTCGTTCGCCACCTTCAGCTCCGACACCGTGCCCGGCGCCGACCGGCGGGCCGTGCGATCGTCCCAGTTCGACGAGGCCGCGCAGGGGCACCTGCGCACGGTCGTCCACGAGGTGCTGCCGTTGCGTCACGCGTCCCTGGCCCACCACGCGATGGACGCGGGCACGGTGTTCGGCAGGATCGTGCTGACGCCATGA
- a CDS encoding TetR/AcrR family transcriptional regulator translates to MTDRLPHPVRSDARDNRARILDAACVVFAEEGLSAPMREVARQADVGPATLYRHFPTKRALIVETFAEQRRDCRAAVRDALADPDPWHGFRGLVERICELHAHSRGFADAFMTAFPETMDFAADRERTLRAVAELARRAQETGRLRSDFVVDDLVLMLLAHQGIQHTPRAARPAASRRYAAYVMEAFRATPDGGARTPLPPAPRLRLARTPEGREIAR, encoded by the coding sequence ATGACGGACCGTTTGCCTCACCCTGTGCGCTCCGACGCCCGCGACAACCGGGCCCGCATCCTGGACGCCGCCTGTGTGGTGTTCGCCGAGGAGGGCCTGAGCGCGCCCATGCGTGAAGTCGCCCGGCAGGCGGATGTCGGCCCCGCGACGTTGTACCGCCACTTCCCGACCAAGCGCGCACTGATCGTGGAGACCTTCGCCGAGCAGCGGCGAGACTGCCGTGCCGCCGTCCGCGACGCCCTCGCGGACCCGGATCCGTGGCACGGATTCCGTGGCCTGGTCGAGCGCATCTGTGAACTCCACGCGCACAGCCGGGGATTCGCGGACGCCTTCATGACGGCGTTCCCCGAGACCATGGACTTCGCCGCCGACCGGGAGCGGACCTTGCGCGCGGTTGCCGAACTGGCCCGCCGCGCCCAGGAGACCGGCCGGCTCCGCTCCGACTTCGTCGTCGACGACCTGGTCCTGATGCTTCTGGCCCACCAGGGGATCCAGCACACACCCCGTGCCGCCCGGCCGGCAGCCTCCCGCCGCTATGCCGCCTACGTGATGGAGGCGTTCCGCGCCACACCGGACGGGGGAGCACGCACGCCACTGCCACCGGCACCGCGCCTTCGGCTCGCCCGCACGCCCGAGGGTCGCGAGATCGCGCGGTGA
- a CDS encoding carboxylate-amine ligase, translated as MTTGVTLGVEEEFLLLDRETGLPTPRIGEVRAAAGREPGVRREDIDTELLQAQVEVATPVCSGLEEVAAHLTRFRRAVGGAARHANCRLAATGGAPLAGASTVPVTANQRYRNMRAEAARLVDEQLICGMHVHVAVPDRQAGAAALGRLRPWLPVLVALGANSPFWEGRDTGFASWRTVVFGRWPISGSPPFFTGATHYEEQVAALLATGVVADRGQLYWHARLSDDYPTLEVRAPDVQLDVDSAVTIAGLARALVVTALHEGRRGIHPLDPSADILQAAGWHAARRGLSADLVDPRTATSSPAAAVVGAMLDRLTPALKELGDVDRVTSGVQRLLDQGTGAARQRAALAEGGTEALLELIAPQPAPSAAAAVSSGG; from the coding sequence ATGACGACAGGTGTGACGCTCGGCGTCGAAGAAGAGTTCCTGCTGCTCGATCGGGAGACGGGACTGCCGACGCCGCGCATCGGAGAGGTCCGTGCCGCGGCGGGGCGCGAGCCCGGGGTGCGGCGGGAGGACATCGACACCGAACTGCTGCAGGCGCAGGTGGAGGTCGCCACGCCGGTGTGTTCCGGCCTTGAGGAGGTCGCCGCGCATCTCACCCGGTTCCGGCGCGCGGTGGGTGGCGCCGCTCGCCACGCGAACTGCCGGCTCGCGGCGACCGGCGGCGCGCCGCTGGCCGGTGCGTCGACGGTGCCTGTCACCGCGAACCAGCGCTATCGGAACATGCGGGCAGAGGCCGCACGGCTGGTCGACGAGCAGTTGATCTGCGGCATGCATGTCCATGTCGCCGTGCCCGACCGTCAGGCCGGTGCCGCCGCGCTCGGCAGGCTGAGACCCTGGCTGCCGGTGCTGGTGGCCTTGGGCGCCAACTCCCCGTTCTGGGAAGGGCGGGACACCGGGTTCGCGAGCTGGCGCACCGTGGTTTTCGGCCGCTGGCCGATCAGCGGCTCGCCACCGTTCTTCACCGGCGCCACGCACTACGAAGAGCAGGTGGCCGCTCTGCTGGCCACCGGCGTCGTAGCCGACCGGGGCCAGTTGTACTGGCACGCCCGGCTGTCCGACGACTACCCGACGCTGGAGGTACGCGCGCCCGATGTCCAGTTGGACGTCGACAGCGCCGTCACCATCGCCGGGCTCGCCCGCGCGCTGGTGGTGACCGCGCTGCACGAGGGCCGTCGCGGTATTCACCCTCTGGACCCCTCGGCCGACATTCTGCAGGCCGCCGGATGGCACGCGGCGCGCCGCGGTCTGAGCGCAGATCTGGTCGACCCCCGTACCGCCACGTCGTCCCCGGCCGCCGCAGTCGTGGGCGCCATGCTCGACCGCCTCACACCCGCGCTCAAGGAACTCGGGGACGTCGACCGGGTGACCTCCGGCGTGCAACGGCTGCTTGATCAAGGGACGGGAGCCGCAAGGCAACGAGCCGCGCTTGCCGAAGGCGGCACGGAGGCGCTTCTGGAGCTGATCGCACCGCAACCCGCGCCATCCGCCGCCGCCGCGGTGAGCAGCGGGGGTTAG